From a single Pseudobutyrivibrio xylanivorans genomic region:
- a CDS encoding DUF6115 domain-containing protein, whose protein sequence is MTILEIVLLIAGLSLCIGSFFVSERLSAKDRENLTKLTKDQIEEIIKGKMADAKAETEDKLSATIDDAMEELDRRTDKETNEKILEISQYSDTVLEAVDKSQKEVTFMYSMLNDKHKATVDMTKKLAELEDKLFALDASINRKLDMLKDKELEIQEEMEKLEAKKQELLEEQAKADSVSAAQENSVEAPVPNNQISFTEALAQRFSEENHPIKANDNMEILALADEGLSDLEIAKKLGRGLGEVKFVLGLYKEG, encoded by the coding sequence ATGACTATACTGGAAATTGTGCTCCTAATAGCAGGGCTTAGTCTTTGTATTGGGAGCTTTTTTGTGTCTGAGCGTTTATCAGCAAAGGACAGAGAAAATCTTACAAAGCTTACAAAAGACCAAATTGAAGAGATAATTAAAGGCAAAATGGCCGATGCCAAGGCGGAAACAGAAGACAAGCTTTCCGCTACTATTGATGATGCCATGGAAGAGCTGGACCGCCGTACTGATAAGGAAACTAACGAGAAAATCCTTGAGATTTCCCAGTATTCTGACACAGTTCTTGAGGCGGTGGACAAGTCCCAAAAGGAAGTCACCTTCATGTATTCCATGCTCAATGACAAGCATAAGGCAACAGTTGATATGACTAAAAAGCTTGCGGAATTGGAAGATAAGCTTTTTGCTTTGGATGCATCAATTAATCGTAAGCTTGATATGCTAAAGGACAAGGAGCTTGAGATTCAGGAGGAAATGGAAAAGCTTGAGGCTAAAAAGCAGGAGCTTTTAGAGGAACAGGCGAAGGCTGATTCTGTGTCAGCTGCTCAGGAAAATTCTGTGGAAGCTCCAGTTCCTAATAATCAGATTTCCTTTACAGAGGCTTTGGCTCAGAGATTTTCTGAGGAAAATCATCCTATTAAGGCCAATGATAATATGGAAATTTTAGCCCTGGCGGACGAGGGCTTATCTGACCTTGAGATTGCCAAAAAACTTGGCAGAGGTTTGGGAGAAGTTAAGTTTGTGCTTGGACTTTATAAAGAAGGTTAA
- the tsf gene encoding translation elongation factor Ts: MAAITAAMVKDLREQSGAGMMDCKKALAECDGDMDAAFELLRKNGAAKAEKKASRIAAEGICKVVVEGNTAVVLEVNSETDFVAKNEKFQTYVEQVANQILKSDVNTIDELLAQPWAEDSSKTVNDVHVEMVATIGEKLSLRRFEKVTTDGFVVSYTHGGGRIGVIVEMAGAESDAAKEAATNLAMQIAALNPKYVSRDEVSAEYIAHEKEILLAQIMNDPKESQKPEKVINGMIEGRVSKELKEICLLDQVYVKAEDGKQSVAKYLEQVSKETGSELSVKRFVRFETGEGLEKKNEDFAAEVAAQLG; encoded by the coding sequence ATGGCAGCTATTACAGCAGCAATGGTAAAGGACCTTCGCGAGCAGTCTGGCGCAGGTATGATGGATTGTAAGAAGGCACTCGCTGAGTGCGATGGTGATATGGATGCAGCTTTCGAGCTCCTTCGTAAGAATGGTGCAGCTAAGGCTGAAAAGAAGGCATCTCGTATCGCAGCAGAGGGTATCTGCAAGGTTGTAGTTGAAGGCAACACAGCAGTTGTTCTTGAGGTTAACTCAGAGACTGATTTCGTTGCTAAGAACGAGAAGTTCCAGACATATGTAGAGCAGGTTGCAAACCAGATTCTTAAGTCTGACGTTAACACAATTGATGAGCTCCTTGCACAGCCATGGGCTGAGGATTCATCTAAGACAGTTAACGATGTTCACGTTGAGATGGTTGCTACAATCGGTGAGAAGCTTTCTCTTAGAAGATTCGAGAAGGTTACTACAGATGGTTTCGTAGTTTCTTACACACACGGCGGCGGACGTATCGGCGTTATCGTTGAGATGGCTGGTGCTGAGTCAGATGCAGCTAAGGAAGCAGCTACAAATCTTGCTATGCAGATTGCAGCTCTTAATCCTAAGTATGTTAGCCGTGACGAAGTTTCTGCAGAGTACATCGCTCACGAGAAGGAAATCCTTCTTGCTCAGATTATGAACGATCCTAAGGAGTCTCAGAAGCCTGAGAAGGTTATCAACGGCATGATCGAAGGTCGTGTATCTAAGGAGCTTAAGGAAATCTGTCTTCTTGATCAGGTTTACGTTAAGGCTGAGGATGGAAAGCAGTCAGTTGCTAAGTATCTTGAGCAGGTTTCTAAGGAGACTGGTTCAGAGCTTTCTGTTAAGAGATTTGTTCGTTTCGAGACTGGTGAAGGTCTTGAGAAGAAGAATGAGGATTTCGCAGCAGAAGTTGCAGCTCAGCTTGGCTAA
- a CDS encoding polymer-forming cytoskeletal protein produces the protein MGFFKDFKEDFNDAVSELVPGGDDTKAEEVMVNTLDGDIDVESELTKLDGLLEQVSKKVDSPASPTVSVARPAEPEKKSFFETKNETKMEAPKTMDVMGNVAEARPAASDENAVITAGMKITGNIESLGSIEVQGEIVGDVACNGKLVVAGKVNGNSSSAEFFADAAKIEGEVVTTGTAKIGVGSVIIGNITATSAVIAGAVKGDIDVNGPVVVDTSAVVMGNIKSRSVQINNGAVIEGFCSQSYADVDVNSVFAL, from the coding sequence ATGGGATTTTTCAAGGATTTCAAAGAGGATTTTAACGACGCAGTCAGTGAGCTTGTCCCAGGTGGAGACGACACCAAAGCTGAGGAGGTTATGGTTAACACTCTTGATGGTGATATAGATGTTGAATCTGAGCTTACAAAGCTTGATGGTCTTCTTGAGCAGGTATCTAAGAAGGTAGATTCACCTGCTTCACCAACTGTATCTGTTGCTAGGCCAGCAGAGCCTGAGAAGAAATCATTCTTCGAAACAAAAAATGAAACAAAGATGGAGGCACCAAAGACAATGGATGTTATGGGAAATGTTGCTGAGGCTAGACCTGCAGCTTCTGATGAGAATGCAGTTATTACTGCTGGAATGAAGATTACTGGTAATATTGAATCTCTCGGTTCAATCGAGGTTCAGGGCGAGATCGTAGGAGATGTTGCATGTAACGGCAAGCTTGTTGTTGCAGGTAAGGTGAATGGAAATTCTTCTTCAGCTGAGTTCTTCGCAGATGCTGCTAAGATCGAAGGCGAGGTTGTTACAACTGGAACAGCTAAGATTGGTGTTGGTTCAGTAATCATTGGCAACATCACAGCTACATCAGCAGTTATCGCTGGTGCTGTAAAGGGTGATATTGATGTTAATGGTCCTGTAGTAGTTGATACTTCTGCAGTAGTTATGGGTAACATTAAGTCTCGTTCAGTACAGATCAATAATGGTGCTGTTATCGAGGGCTTCTGCTCACAGAGCTACGCTGATGTTGATGTTAATAGTGTATTTGCACTTTAA
- the rseP gene encoding RIP metalloprotease RseP, whose product MVVILKIILAILIFSFIIIFHELGHFLFAKKCNVKVNEFTLGLGPTLISWGKGETKYCLKLLPFGGSCVMEGEDEESDSDRAFSNKSLWERFQIVFGGPFFNFILAYILSVVYIASIGVNDTTISAITPGYAAEEAGIQAGDKIISLGGYNVHFYNEISIYTFLHANDESIEVVYERDGQRYSATIVPKYSEEAGRKLIGLQKAPEYVKVSPIGVLQYAAYEMKYQIYVTISSLKMLFTGQISVNEVSGPVGVVTTISDVYDQSVTSGAFYVFINLTSIAILLSANLGVMNLLPFPALDGGRILLIIIEAIRGKKMKPEIENGINLVGFALLMLLMVVVMYNDILKLM is encoded by the coding sequence GTGGTAGTTATTTTAAAAATAATTCTTGCCATACTAATTTTTAGTTTCATAATTATTTTTCATGAATTGGGCCACTTTTTATTTGCTAAAAAGTGCAATGTAAAGGTCAATGAATTTACACTTGGTCTTGGACCTACACTTATTTCATGGGGTAAGGGCGAGACAAAATATTGTCTTAAGCTTCTCCCTTTTGGTGGAAGCTGTGTCATGGAAGGTGAGGATGAGGAGAGTGACAGTGACAGAGCATTCTCAAATAAGAGCCTTTGGGAGAGATTTCAGATAGTCTTTGGCGGTCCTTTCTTCAACTTTATTTTGGCATATATTCTTTCGGTGGTTTATATAGCAAGTATTGGTGTTAACGATACTACAATCTCTGCGATTACTCCTGGCTATGCTGCAGAAGAAGCAGGTATTCAGGCAGGAGATAAAATCATTAGCTTAGGCGGCTACAATGTTCATTTCTACAACGAAATTAGCATCTATACTTTTCTTCATGCTAATGACGAGTCGATTGAGGTTGTTTACGAACGTGATGGTCAGCGCTATAGTGCTACCATTGTTCCAAAGTATTCTGAGGAAGCAGGAAGAAAGCTTATTGGTCTTCAAAAGGCCCCGGAATATGTGAAGGTTTCTCCAATTGGAGTGCTTCAGTATGCTGCATATGAGATGAAGTATCAGATATATGTAACTATATCCAGTCTGAAGATGTTATTCACCGGTCAGATTTCGGTTAATGAGGTTTCTGGCCCTGTTGGTGTGGTGACAACAATTTCTGATGTTTACGATCAGTCGGTTACCAGTGGCGCATTTTATGTGTTTATTAATCTTACATCAATAGCAATTTTGCTTTCAGCAAACCTTGGTGTAATGAATTTACTTCCATTCCCAGCTCTTGATGGCGGAAGAATTCTTCTTATTATCATTGAAGCCATCCGAGGCAAGAAGATGAAGCCAGAAATCGAAAATGGCATCAATCTTGTTGGCTTCGCGCTTTTAATGTTGCTGATGGTGGTCGTAATGTATAACGATATTTTAAAGCTTATGTAG
- the ispG gene encoding flavodoxin-dependent (E)-4-hydroxy-3-methylbut-2-enyl-diphosphate synthase, which yields MNTKEVQIGNKIIGGNNPILIQSMCNTKTQDVAATVAQIHELEKAGCDIIRVAVPDMDAAKAIAEIKKQINIPLVADIHFDYRLAIAAIENGADKIRINPGNIGSEDRIKAVVDAAKAKNIPIRVGVNSGSLEKDLVEKYGGVTAEGLVESALDKVRIIEELGYDNLVISIKSSDVMMCVKAHELIADKTDHPLHVGITEAGTLRAGNIKSACGLAMILSQGIGDTIRVSLTGAPIEEIKTAKLILRTLGLRKGGIEVVSCPTCGRTQIDLIGLANKVENMVEEFSDLDIKVAVMGCVVNGPGEAKEADLGVAGGIGEGLLIKHGEIVRKMPEGQLLDALREELINWPRS from the coding sequence ATGAATACAAAAGAAGTTCAAATTGGAAATAAAATTATAGGTGGTAACAATCCTATACTTATACAATCCATGTGTAATACTAAGACACAGGATGTAGCTGCAACTGTAGCTCAGATTCATGAACTTGAAAAAGCAGGCTGTGACATTATCCGTGTTGCAGTACCTGATATGGATGCAGCAAAGGCCATCGCTGAAATCAAAAAGCAGATTAATATTCCACTTGTTGCTGATATTCATTTTGATTATCGTCTTGCAATTGCAGCTATTGAAAATGGCGCAGACAAGATTCGAATCAATCCTGGTAACATTGGAAGTGAAGATAGAATAAAGGCTGTTGTTGATGCAGCAAAGGCTAAGAATATTCCTATCAGAGTTGGAGTTAATTCTGGCTCACTTGAAAAGGACTTAGTAGAGAAATATGGCGGTGTTACAGCAGAAGGACTTGTTGAATCAGCTCTTGATAAGGTTAGAATTATTGAGGAGCTTGGCTATGATAATCTTGTTATTAGTATCAAGTCTTCTGATGTAATGATGTGTGTGAAGGCTCACGAACTTATCGCTGATAAGACAGATCATCCACTTCATGTTGGTATTACAGAGGCTGGTACTTTAAGAGCCGGTAATATCAAGAGTGCATGTGGACTTGCCATGATTCTTTCTCAAGGCATTGGTGATACAATTCGTGTATCTCTTACAGGTGCACCAATCGAGGAGATTAAGACAGCAAAGCTTATTCTTAGAACTCTTGGCCTTAGAAAAGGCGGAATCGAAGTTGTTTCCTGCCCAACCTGTGGTCGTACACAGATTGATTTAATCGGCCTTGCAAACAAGGTTGAGAACATGGTTGAAGAGTTTAGTGACTTAGACATAAAGGTTGCCGTTATGGGCTGTGTTGTTAATGGCCCTGGCGAAGCTAAGGAAGCAGACCTTGGTGTTGCTGGCGGCATCGGAGAAGGCCTGCTCATCAAGCATGGCGAAATTGTTCGCAAAATGCCTGAAGGCCAGCTTCTCGATGCACTTCGCGAAGAGCTCATAAACTGGCCACGCTCGTAA
- the rpsB gene encoding 30S ribosomal protein S2, with protein MSVISMKQLLEAGVHFGHQTRRWNPKMAPYIYTERNGIHIIDLQKSVGMVDDAYDVIFDIAQQGGTILFVGTKKQAQDAIASEAERCGMFYVNERWLGGMLTNFKTVQTRIARLKEIEKMEADGTFDLLPKKEVTGLKKEQEKLTKVLGGIKEMNRIPDAIFIIDPKKEHICVQEAHALGIPLVGVCDTNCDPDELDYVIPGNDDAIRAVKLIVAKMADAVIEAKQGEMNEVAEESAEAVEEA; from the coding sequence ATGAGTGTTATTTCAATGAAGCAGTTACTTGAGGCAGGTGTTCACTTTGGACATCAGACACGTAGATGGAACCCTAAGATGGCTCCTTACATCTACACAGAGCGTAATGGTATCCACATTATCGACCTTCAGAAGTCTGTAGGTATGGTTGACGATGCTTATGACGTTATCTTTGATATCGCACAGCAGGGCGGTACAATTCTTTTCGTTGGTACAAAGAAGCAGGCTCAGGACGCTATCGCATCTGAGGCAGAGCGTTGCGGCATGTTCTATGTAAACGAGAGATGGCTCGGTGGTATGCTTACAAACTTTAAGACAGTTCAGACAAGAATTGCACGTCTTAAGGAAATCGAGAAGATGGAAGCTGACGGAACTTTCGATCTTCTTCCAAAGAAGGAAGTTACAGGTCTTAAGAAGGAGCAGGAGAAGCTTACAAAGGTTCTCGGCGGTATTAAGGAAATGAACCGTATTCCAGATGCTATCTTCATCATTGATCCTAAGAAGGAGCACATCTGTGTACAGGAAGCTCACGCACTTGGTATTCCACTTGTAGGTGTTTGTGATACAAACTGTGATCCAGATGAGCTTGATTACGTAATCCCTGGTAACGATGATGCTATCCGTGCAGTAAAGCTTATCGTTGCAAAGATGGCAGACGCTGTTATCGAGGCAAAGCAGGGTGAAATGAACGAAGTTGCTGAGGAGTCAGCAGAAGCAGTAGAGGAGGCATAA
- the frr gene encoding ribosome recycling factor, protein MDNILALYEEKMTKSYNNLESEFTTIRAGRANPHILDKITVDYYGAPTPLQQVANVSVPEPRLIQIQPWEPSLVKEIEKAINMSDIGINPTNDGKVIRLVFPELTEERRKEIAKDVKKHGEDAKVAIRNIRRDAIDALKKHSKDEGVSEDEIKDLEDKCQKMTDKFIGEVDKAVEAKTKEIMTV, encoded by the coding sequence ATGGACAATATTCTTGCGCTTTACGAAGAGAAAATGACAAAGAGCTATAACAATCTTGAGAGTGAGTTCACAACAATCCGTGCTGGACGTGCTAATCCTCATATCTTAGACAAGATTACTGTTGATTACTACGGAGCACCAACTCCACTTCAGCAGGTAGCAAATGTTTCGGTTCCAGAACCAAGACTTATTCAGATTCAGCCTTGGGAGCCATCCTTAGTAAAGGAAATCGAAAAGGCTATTAATATGTCTGATATCGGTATTAATCCTACTAACGACGGCAAGGTTATCCGCCTTGTTTTCCCAGAGCTTACAGAGGAGCGTCGTAAGGAAATCGCCAAGGATGTTAAGAAACATGGCGAGGATGCAAAGGTTGCTATCAGAAATATTCGTAGAGATGCTATTGATGCTTTAAAGAAGCACTCAAAGGATGAAGGTGTTTCAGAGGACGAAATCAAGGATCTTGAAGATAAATGCCAGAAGATGACAGATAAGTTCATCGGTGAGGTAGATAAGGCCGTTGAGGCAAAGACAAAGGAAATCATGACAGTTTAG
- a CDS encoding polysaccharide deacetylase family protein: MDIVNEGLERQRAKRKRVARMKKMIVSTIMIFMLATILVMACLIAEVVSLQKQINILSSKIAEEKVVEDKEEMVDDSFLDNVYLVDNLDNLAEEGDIPMVYLTFDDGPSDNTDAILDILDDYNVKATFFVVGNDTETYGDAYRRIVDEGHTIGMHSYSHNYSKLYQSADSFAADYDKIHDLILNTTGVDTRYYRFPGGSSNKVSNSSMSVFINYLNEKGVIYYDWNVASGDATSQAFTTDELVDNVMNDVVKYKTSVVLLHDASNKDVTVEALPRLIESLNEAGAMILPITDETTVIQHVSVVQ, from the coding sequence TTGGATATTGTAAACGAAGGGCTTGAAAGGCAGCGTGCTAAGCGGAAGCGCGTGGCTCGTATGAAAAAGATGATTGTGTCTACCATTATGATTTTTATGCTGGCCACAATCCTCGTTATGGCATGCCTAATTGCAGAGGTGGTTTCTTTACAGAAACAGATTAATATTCTGTCTTCAAAGATTGCTGAGGAGAAGGTTGTTGAAGACAAGGAAGAGATGGTAGATGATAGTTTTCTGGACAATGTTTATCTGGTAGATAATCTGGATAACCTTGCCGAAGAAGGGGATATCCCTATGGTTTATCTTACATTTGATGATGGACCTAGTGATAACACGGATGCCATTCTTGATATTTTGGACGATTACAACGTCAAAGCAACGTTCTTTGTCGTTGGTAACGATACTGAAACCTATGGCGATGCATATAGACGTATTGTTGATGAAGGGCACACTATAGGTATGCATTCTTATAGTCATAATTATTCTAAGTTATATCAGTCAGCAGATTCTTTCGCTGCAGATTATGACAAGATCCACGATTTGATTTTGAATACTACTGGTGTAGATACCAGATATTACCGTTTTCCAGGCGGAAGCAGTAATAAAGTCAGCAACAGCAGTATGTCAGTCTTTATCAATTATCTCAACGAAAAGGGTGTCATTTATTACGATTGGAATGTAGCCTCTGGAGACGCTACATCTCAGGCGTTTACTACTGATGAACTTGTTGATAATGTAATGAATGATGTGGTAAAATACAAGACGTCTGTAGTACTGTTACATGATGCGTCAAATAAAGATGTAACAGTTGAAGCACTGCCTAGACTTATTGAGTCTTTAAATGAGGCGGGCGCTATGATTTTGCCAATCACAGATGAGACAACAGTTATACAACACGTGAGTGTTGTTCAATAA
- the pyrH gene encoding UMP kinase, with translation MKRVVLKLSGEALSGEKGFGFDEATCVMVAKQVKKLVDDGIQVGVVIGGGNFWRGRSSEKIDRTKADQIGMLATVMNCVYVSEIFRTEGMKTAVLTPFECGNVSKLYSKDRANKYFEKGMVVFFAGGLGHPYFSTDTPTVLRAVEIEADCILLAKSIDGVYDSDPAKNPNAKRYDEISIQEVIDQKLQVVDMTASIIAMEQKMPMYVFSLNEEDSIVKAITGKFNGTVVTV, from the coding sequence ATGAAAAGAGTTGTATTAAAGCTTAGTGGTGAGGCTCTCTCAGGTGAGAAGGGCTTCGGATTTGATGAAGCTACCTGCGTTATGGTTGCAAAGCAGGTAAAGAAGCTTGTTGATGATGGCATCCAGGTTGGTGTTGTTATCGGTGGCGGCAACTTCTGGAGAGGACGTTCTTCAGAGAAAATCGACAGAACAAAGGCAGACCAAATTGGTATGCTTGCTACAGTTATGAACTGTGTTTACGTTTCAGAAATCTTCAGAACAGAAGGTATGAAGACCGCAGTTCTTACACCATTTGAGTGCGGCAATGTTTCAAAGCTTTATTCAAAGGACAGAGCTAACAAATACTTCGAGAAAGGCATGGTTGTTTTCTTCGCTGGCGGCTTAGGACATCCATACTTCTCAACAGATACTCCAACTGTTCTTAGAGCAGTTGAAATCGAAGCTGATTGCATTCTTTTAGCAAAGTCAATCGACGGTGTATATGATAGCGATCCAGCTAAGAATCCTAATGCTAAGCGTTATGATGAGATTAGCATTCAGGAGGTTATCGATCAGAAGCTTCAGGTAGTTGATATGACTGCATCAATTATTGCTATGGAGCAGAAGATGCCTATGTACGTATTCTCCCTCAACGAGGAGGATTCAATAGTTAAAGCTATTACAGGCAAATTTAATGGTACAGTGGTTACTGTATAA
- a CDS encoding phosphatidate cytidylyltransferase, whose amino-acid sequence MFITRLISGIILVALSLLFICTGGDVLLAVMLVLSLIGMFELYRIFDVEKKLPGIFGYVSCITYYLNLKFHFSEDVMVIMLGFLIALLGVYVFAYPKYHAHQIMAAFFGLFYVGVMLSFLYQTRMLPQGQFIVWLIFLCSWGSDTAAYCVGVLFGKHKMSPILSPKKSVEGAIGGVVGAMLFTAIYCIAITNIFTLESINIVPLVVMAGIGALISMIGDLAASAIKRNFEIKDYGKLIPGHGGVLDRFDSMIITAPLIYFLAYYIYL is encoded by the coding sequence ATGTTTATTACTAGATTAATTAGTGGAATCATTCTTGTGGCACTTTCCTTACTTTTTATTTGTACAGGTGGAGATGTCCTTCTTGCAGTGATGCTTGTTTTATCACTAATTGGTATGTTTGAGCTCTATCGCATTTTTGATGTTGAAAAGAAGCTTCCAGGAATATTTGGCTATGTTTCCTGCATTACCTATTATCTGAATCTGAAATTTCATTTTTCAGAGGATGTGATGGTTATTATGTTGGGATTTTTAATCGCACTTCTTGGAGTTTACGTTTTTGCGTATCCTAAGTATCATGCACATCAGATTATGGCTGCGTTCTTTGGTCTTTTCTATGTAGGAGTAATGCTTTCATTCTTGTATCAGACTCGTATGCTACCACAGGGGCAGTTTATTGTATGGCTTATTTTCCTTTGCTCATGGGGCAGCGATACTGCAGCTTATTGTGTTGGTGTTTTATTTGGCAAGCACAAAATGTCACCTATTCTTTCTCCAAAGAAATCTGTTGAAGGCGCTATCGGCGGTGTTGTAGGAGCGATGCTCTTTACAGCTATTTACTGCATTGCCATCACAAATATTTTCACACTTGAGAGCATAAATATTGTTCCGCTTGTGGTTATGGCAGGTATTGGTGCTTTGATTTCTATGATTGGAGATTTGGCTGCATCAGCTATTAAGCGCAATTTCGAAATCAAGGATTATGGAAAGCTTATTCCAGGCCACGGCGGAGTTTTGGACAGATTCGATAGCATGATTATCACAGCTCCACTAATTTATTTCCTAGCATATTATATTTACTTATAG
- a CDS encoding isoprenyl transferase yields MNVPEHIAIILDGNGRWAKSKGMPRTYGHTVGAKNVETICRAANELGVKYVTMYAFSTENWARPADEVKALMKLLGEYVKTCMKTAKKDNLRVRFIGDLTKLDPKLIAAIDELTEYSSQFTGLTLTIAINYGSRDEMTRAIRKVASDVKADNLSIEDIDEKLFSSYLDTKDIPDPDFMIRTSGEQRLSNYLLWQLAYAEFYFTPVPWPEFTPEELKKAIEEYDKRNRRFGGI; encoded by the coding sequence ATGAACGTACCAGAGCATATAGCTATTATTTTAGATGGCAATGGACGTTGGGCCAAATCAAAGGGTATGCCACGCACTTATGGACATACCGTTGGCGCAAAAAATGTTGAGACTATCTGTAGAGCTGCCAATGAGTTGGGAGTAAAGTATGTGACTATGTATGCATTCTCTACTGAGAACTGGGCAAGACCTGCAGATGAGGTAAAAGCATTAATGAAGCTTTTGGGCGAATATGTTAAGACCTGCATGAAGACAGCAAAGAAGGATAATCTTCGTGTGCGCTTCATCGGTGATTTGACAAAGCTCGATCCAAAGCTTATTGCTGCAATTGATGAACTTACAGAATATTCGTCTCAGTTCACAGGACTGACACTTACAATTGCTATAAATTATGGTAGCAGAGATGAGATGACTCGTGCTATCAGAAAAGTTGCTTCTGATGTGAAGGCTGATAATCTTTCAATTGAGGATATTGATGAAAAGCTTTTCTCATCATATCTTGATACAAAGGATATCCCAGATCCTGATTTCATGATTAGAACTTCAGGTGAGCAGCGCTTGTCAAATTATCTTTTATGGCAGCTTGCCTATGCGGAGTTTTATTTTACTCCAGTTCCTTGGCCAGAGTTCACTCCAGAGGAGTTAAAAAAGGCTATCGAGGAATATGATAAAAGAAATCGTCGTTTCGGCGGAATTTAG
- a CDS encoding 1-deoxy-D-xylulose-5-phosphate reductoisomerase, which translates to MAQKLSILGSTGSIGTQTLDIVSQNPDDLTVVAMSCGSNIDLFEKQIRKYNPSLVSVGTEALAKDLKTRLSDIEIEIMFGMEGLIAVATYEPADTVVTAVVGMIGVQPTIAAINAGKTIALANKETLVTAGHIIMPLAKEKGVSILPVDSEHSAIFQSLNGERHNKISKILLTASGGPFRGRTLDDLENVTLEDALKHPNWSMGAKITIDSATMINKGLEVMEAKWLFGVKLNQVEVVVHPQSILHSAVEFMDGAVIGQMGTPDMRLPILYALFYPNRKTLYAEPLDLFKVGTLTFEKPDMETFYGLSLAYDAMDAGGNVPTVFNAANERAVAKFLKNKIKFLEIPEIVSEAMINVDYISNPTIEQVLETEQMTYDFIESRW; encoded by the coding sequence ATGGCACAGAAATTATCTATTTTAGGTTCCACAGGCTCCATTGGAACTCAGACACTTGATATTGTTTCACAGAATCCAGATGATTTAACTGTTGTTGCTATGTCTTGCGGAAGCAATATCGACCTTTTTGAAAAGCAGATTAGAAAATATAATCCAAGCCTTGTTTCTGTTGGCACAGAAGCTCTTGCAAAGGATTTGAAAACTAGACTTTCAGACATTGAAATAGAAATTATGTTTGGAATGGAAGGCTTGATTGCTGTTGCAACTTACGAGCCAGCTGATACTGTAGTTACAGCTGTTGTTGGTATGATTGGTGTACAGCCTACAATTGCAGCAATCAATGCTGGAAAAACAATTGCTCTTGCTAATAAAGAGACTCTTGTTACAGCTGGTCACATTATCATGCCACTTGCAAAGGAAAAGGGTGTATCAATCCTTCCAGTTGATAGTGAGCACAGCGCTATATTCCAGTCTTTAAATGGCGAGAGACATAATAAGATTTCAAAGATTCTTCTTACAGCTTCAGGTGGTCCTTTTAGAGGACGTACTCTTGATGATTTGGAGAATGTTACTTTAGAGGATGCACTGAAGCATCCAAACTGGTCTATGGGCGCAAAAATCACAATTGATTCTGCAACCATGATTAACAAGGGCCTTGAGGTTATGGAAGCTAAATGGCTCTTTGGTGTAAAGCTTAATCAGGTTGAGGTTGTTGTTCATCCACAGTCTATTCTTCATTCAGCTGTAGAGTTTATGGATGGTGCTGTGATAGGCCAGATGGGAACTCCAGACATGAGACTTCCTATCCTTTACGCATTGTTCTATCCGAATCGCAAGACTCTTTATGCAGAGCCTTTAGATTTGTTTAAGGTAGGCACACTTACCTTCGAAAAGCCAGACATGGAGACATTCTATGGTCTTTCTCTTGCGTATGATGCTATGGATGCAGGTGGAAATGTACCTACTGTTTTCAATGCTGCAAATGAGAGAGCAGTTGCTAAGTTCCTTAAGAATAAAATCAAATTCCTCGAGATACCGGAGATTGTTTCAGAGGCTATGATTAATGTTGATTACATCAGTAATCCTACAATCGAGCAGGTTCTCGAAACAGAGCAGATGACTTATGACTTTATAGAGAGCAGGTGGTAG